A part of Leifsonia xyli subsp. xyli str. CTCB07 genomic DNA contains:
- a CDS encoding IS30 family transposase, which produces MRSLEAALHPRFLSLQERELIRDLTRAGLSLCRVAAKLGRSVSTISREIRRNQLPGEGGYHPYVAHRKAASRRPRPKATRLVRNPQLRSYVQRKLTLRWSPEQISRSLIREFPGDAEMRVAHETIYQAFYVQGRGQLRRELTMVLRTGRAKRKPHRSGAARRHRFADPMVMISDRPAEIEDRAVPGHWEGDLIIGGHRNSAIGTLVERSTRFVMLIHLPIDRTAESVRDGLISAVKTLPRELRRSITWDQGSEMAAHKSFTIATDIPVYFCDPASPWQRGSNENTNGLLRQYFPKGKGTDLARFTATDLTNVAHELNTRPRKTLGWETPAERLAKLLAS; this is translated from the coding sequence ATGCGTTCGCTCGAAGCCGCACTCCACCCACGATTCCTCTCCCTGCAGGAGCGTGAGCTGATCCGGGACCTGACCAGGGCCGGCCTTTCGTTGTGTCGGGTCGCGGCCAAGCTTGGTCGCTCGGTGTCGACGATCAGTCGAGAGATTCGCCGGAATCAGCTTCCTGGAGAGGGCGGCTACCATCCATACGTGGCGCATCGGAAAGCGGCCAGCCGCCGACCGCGACCGAAAGCCACGAGGCTGGTCCGCAATCCGCAGCTGCGCAGTTACGTTCAACGGAAGCTGACGCTACGTTGGTCGCCGGAGCAGATCAGCCGGTCGCTGATCCGCGAGTTCCCCGGCGATGCGGAGATGCGCGTGGCGCACGAGACGATCTATCAAGCCTTCTACGTGCAGGGCCGTGGACAACTCCGCCGCGAGCTCACGATGGTGCTGCGGACCGGCCGGGCCAAGCGGAAACCGCATCGTTCTGGCGCCGCTCGCAGACATCGTTTCGCGGATCCGATGGTAATGATCTCCGACCGTCCCGCCGAAATCGAGGACCGCGCCGTTCCCGGACATTGGGAAGGCGACCTCATCATCGGCGGACACCGCAACAGCGCCATCGGCACCCTCGTGGAACGCTCCACCCGGTTCGTGATGCTGATCCATCTCCCCATCGATCGCACCGCAGAATCCGTCCGGGACGGACTGATCAGCGCCGTCAAGACACTCCCACGCGAACTCCGTCGCTCGATCACCTGGGACCAGGGCTCGGAAATGGCAGCTCACAAGTCGTTCACGATAGCCACCGACATCCCGGTCTACTTCTGCGACCCCGCGAGTCCCTGGCAACGCGGCAGCAACGAGAACACCAACGGACTCCTTCGCCAATACTTCCCCAAGGGAAAGGGAACAGACCTCGCCCGATTCACCGCAACCGACCTGACGAACGTCGCCCACGAGCTCAACACCCGCCCACGCAAAACGCTCGGCTGGGAAACCCCAGCCGAACGCCTCGCTAAACTACTCGCCAGCTAA
- a CDS encoding sensor histidine kinase, protein MSSPRAGIAISLARARVDRGRLELMEERGRIARDLHDHVIQRLFAAGLGLEAVASVEPSQRDALQRQVEQIDRAIADIRTAVFALSRPSETETLRDRVLRLVDDISPGMPSRPRVSFGGPVDTLITDDLLDDVVAVARKALTNVARHAAALTCTVAVTADDQRVSVVVEDDGSGLTAENDRRSGMANMQKRAHARGGTCEFTRARRRAGHALVRPSQPGLTSASPTDFGPVARRRSRAVWGT, encoded by the coding sequence GTGAGTTCGCCGCGCGCCGGGATCGCGATCTCGCTCGCGCGGGCGCGTGTGGACCGCGGTCGTCTCGAGTTGATGGAGGAGAGAGGCCGCATCGCGCGCGATCTGCATGATCACGTCATCCAGCGCTTGTTCGCGGCCGGGCTCGGCCTCGAAGCTGTCGCCAGCGTCGAACCGTCACAGCGCGATGCTCTGCAGCGCCAGGTGGAGCAGATCGATCGCGCCATCGCCGACATTCGCACAGCCGTCTTCGCGCTGTCGCGACCCTCGGAGACCGAGACTTTGCGCGACCGTGTGCTCCGGCTGGTCGACGACATCTCACCCGGAATGCCGTCACGGCCGCGTGTGTCGTTCGGCGGCCCCGTCGACACCCTCATCACCGATGACCTGCTTGACGATGTCGTCGCCGTCGCTCGCAAAGCGCTGACGAACGTCGCGCGTCATGCCGCGGCGTTGACATGCACGGTGGCGGTGACCGCGGACGACCAGCGAGTGAGCGTCGTGGTCGAGGACGACGGTTCCGGTCTGACGGCCGAGAACGACAGACGCAGTGGCATGGCGAACATGCAGAAGCGTGCTCATGCGCGGGGAGGGACGTGCGAGTTCACTCGCGCGCGTCGGCGGGCTGGCCATGCACTGGTCCGTCCCTCTCAACCAGGACTGACAAGCGCGAGTCCGACGGACTTTGGTCCCGTTGCGCGCCGTCGATCGCGCGCAGTCTGGGGAACATGA
- a CDS encoding NAD(P) transhydrogenase subunit alpha, with protein MTHTVGVLREAEPGERRVALVPEVVPRLCAQGFDVVVQSGAGECCGFDDATFRAAGARIGSADAIASADVVVGIGAPDMDTVELHEGQVVLGLLDPLGQPERVAALAAAGVTALAFELLPRTLSRAQPADALSSQSSAAGYRAAIVAAEAYAQFLPMMSTAAGTFRPARVLVIGAGVAGLQALATARRLGAITFGYDVRPTSRAEVESVGATFVTSAVADARGVGGYARALTVDEHHRQADELADIVRHADVVITTAKVPGGRPPLLVNAGMLATMASGSVCIDLAVGPRGGNIEGARDGDRYRTANGVTVIGHHDLATELSVAASAMYARNVLAVLQMLTSEGELVVRDDDVIGPMIAVRDGRVRDGHCADLVTQEQPVVGARI; from the coding sequence ATGACACACACGGTTGGAGTTCTCCGCGAGGCGGAACCCGGCGAGCGGCGGGTCGCGCTCGTTCCCGAGGTCGTTCCTCGCCTGTGCGCCCAAGGTTTTGATGTCGTGGTGCAATCCGGCGCGGGGGAGTGCTGCGGATTCGACGATGCCACGTTTCGCGCCGCCGGCGCGCGCATCGGCTCTGCCGACGCGATTGCGAGCGCGGACGTCGTCGTCGGGATCGGTGCACCTGACATGGACACCGTCGAACTTCATGAAGGTCAGGTAGTTCTGGGCCTTCTCGATCCCCTCGGTCAGCCGGAACGCGTGGCCGCTCTCGCCGCTGCCGGGGTGACGGCGCTCGCTTTCGAGCTTCTCCCGCGTACGCTCAGCCGGGCGCAGCCAGCGGACGCGTTGTCGTCACAGTCTTCGGCGGCGGGGTACCGCGCCGCCATCGTGGCTGCGGAAGCGTACGCGCAATTCCTGCCGATGATGTCGACGGCGGCCGGGACGTTCCGGCCAGCGCGCGTTCTTGTCATCGGAGCAGGTGTCGCGGGGTTGCAAGCGCTGGCCACAGCGCGGCGTCTCGGAGCCATCACCTTCGGTTACGACGTGCGCCCGACCTCTCGCGCAGAGGTCGAATCCGTCGGAGCGACGTTCGTCACGTCCGCGGTGGCCGACGCGCGTGGTGTCGGCGGGTATGCGCGCGCGCTGACGGTCGACGAACATCACCGGCAAGCCGACGAGCTGGCGGACATTGTTCGCCATGCCGACGTCGTCATCACCACCGCGAAGGTTCCGGGCGGGAGACCGCCGCTTCTCGTGAACGCGGGAATGCTCGCCACGATGGCGTCCGGATCGGTGTGCATCGATCTCGCGGTCGGTCCGCGCGGCGGCAACATCGAGGGTGCTCGCGACGGTGATCGGTATCGCACGGCGAACGGTGTGACCGTCATCGGCCATCACGACCTCGCGACCGAGCTCAGCGTTGCCGCGTCGGCGATGTATGCCCGCAACGTTCTCGCGGTGCTGCAGATGCTCACAAGCGAAGGCGAGCTCGTCGTGCGTGACGACGACGTAATCGGCCCGATGATCGCAGTTCGAGACGGCCGCGTTCGGGACGGGCACTGCGCCGATCTCGTGACCCAAGAACAGCCCGTCGTGGGGGCACGGATATGA
- a CDS encoding NAD(P) transhydrogenase subunit alpha, which produces MSEALLADVTVFVLSLLVGFEVISKIPTTLHTPMMSGANAIHGVVAVGAVIAASAARSPEQYVLAALAAAFAAANVVGGYVVTDRMLVMFRPVRRSREESGA; this is translated from the coding sequence ATGAGCGAGGCGCTTCTGGCGGATGTCACCGTCTTCGTCCTGAGCTTGCTCGTCGGGTTCGAGGTCATCAGCAAGATCCCGACCACTCTGCACACGCCGATGATGTCCGGTGCGAACGCCATCCACGGCGTCGTAGCAGTCGGGGCGGTCATCGCTGCGTCGGCGGCGCGCTCGCCCGAGCAGTACGTGCTCGCGGCGTTGGCTGCCGCCTTCGCCGCCGCCAACGTCGTCGGCGGATATGTCGTCACCGACCGCATGCTGGTCATGTTTCGTCCGGTCCGCCGGTCGCGTGAAGAGAGCGGCGCGTGA